The DNA window TGGTGGATTGGGTGGATGGATAACTTTTTTTGGAGCTGTTGCTTCAGCTGTCCTGCGGGGTCGTAAAGACACTGGGCAATCCACTCCCGGTCGGCTGGTTTGATGACCCGCATGAACTGTTTGTGGAGAAGACTCACCCAATTTACCTCCGGCGGCCTCAGGATGACAacatggagatggaggaggaggttgttgtggttgtggtggtggaAATGGCGGGTTGTTGTCGTGATGGTGGTGGAGGTTGTTAGCATAAAATAATTTCCTTGTAAATAACGTTAGCGTTCTGCTTGTTCTTCTTCTGTCGCTCCATTCGCCGCTGTCAGAGATGGAGAAGGGGGCGTATCCATCGTCGTCGCTGTCCTTGTCACGTGACATACCACTGCTGTGCTATTGGCTGTTAGTCCCTTTTGCCCCATTTTCCCCATAGGCTCTTAGGACTTGGTCGTTAAATGTTAGGACCTATGGTTAGGACTTGTTAGGAATTGTTAGGAACCTGTTAGGACTTGTTAGGAATTGTTAGGAACCTGTTAGGATTTGTTAggacttgtttaggacttgcTGGAGTGGGTGGGGTAGGAAGTGTTAGGAGTTGTTAGGACTTGAGTTAGCAGGCCGATCGCTGAAGGGTACGGCCACGACAACCTGTAAAACAACAGTAAATACCAATTTGCAAAAATGTTCTGAACTTTCCCAATTGCTGAGAAGAACAACTTGAACTTGTTCAGTTAAACGTCCACTTGCTTTTCTTGCCTTTGTGATAGTTGGTGCATTCTTTGCTTTGCGCTATCAGTGCTTGATCTTTTCAGTTCTCCTTATAGCTAGTTCGCACTGCACAAATTTCTACCTGATGTTCCGCTCCCCTTTCCGCCGCATGACAATATCCTCAGTCAGGGTCAGCAGTTCTCCTCCCCTGCTGAACGCAGCCTGAGCCAAACCCTGCTCTCCCTTCCTGAGTCGTCTAACAGTTTGCCAGAACTTCCACGATGCCAAAGGAAAGTCCTTCTCCGTAGCCTCGTGGAAATCAACATATGGTATGAATATCACATTTCATGGACTAATTGTGAATTCTCCATTCTGCTGTGAATTAACAACTGCTGTTGCTTTACAACTTTTGTCTTTCTTGGTGAATAATAAGCAGCTGGTAGAAGACGCTAACCTCCCCGTCGGGGAATCGAACCCCGGTCTTCCGCGTGACAAGCAGAGCTACTGTCCACTATACTAACGAGGACTGCTTCATCCCTGTTTTTGGCACGTCAATGGACAGGTGGCGCTGTTCCAGTGTATACAGGGAATATACAGAGATATGGAATgagcccgtaggtgtgaatgtgagtgtgattggttgtctgtctctagtgtccaccctgtgatagtctgccgatctgtccagggtgtaccccgcctacctttaccatttatccattaccttGACACATTTCTCCATCCTTGCCTCAGGTGGGAATGGAACCCATGACCTTCAGCTCCGCAGCAAATACACAGGAGCAGAATCTCCCTTCCCTCTCAAACCATAACTTCCAGACTATAGTACTAACGCACCTCCTCTTGTTGGTGTTCATTCCGTTCTCTCTTCCATTGTTTCCAAACGAGACAATGTTTTtccagaaaaaagtcacaacatGTCCTGAATAACTCTTCTCCTTTTAAAGTCCACAGATTGCTGTTCTGTGTGAGGCACTGTTGGGGTTTGAACCCAAGATCTCCTGTTTACAAGACAGGCGTTTTAACCACTAAGCCACTAAGCCACTGTTTCTTgctgtcttcttctctcatgtcaaagctgcattcatacccaaaatgtaaaaaaagagttCAACACAGGAGTTGTCTGTTTCCTCATCACAACAGTCAACTTTTAACCATAACCAGTCTTTCTCTAAACTTAACTACTGAGTTTTCCAGCCTAAACTAAACCCTTGATGTTGAGGTGGCAGAGATAAACATGACAGACTTCATTTAAGAGCTCATTTCTGCAACAACCAGGCACTgctgggatttgaacccaggaTCTCCTGTTTACTAGACAGGCACTTTAACCAACTAAGCCACAGCACCTCCTCCAGTTGTTGCTCCCTattgcacaaacacaacaaactagTAAATATGGACGTACCCTATCCTGGATTTTAAACACTTAAAAACTCGGCGTTGCAATTGTATTTTTTCTGGCCAATtaagcatgttgaatcggtagAAGAGAAAAGGACGCGAGGAAGGCAAGCCAACTAggaaagtcaagaggaaaaacacagagggctcttcccatttttcttcttgatctcatctgatcattccaatacacggatattttcacaacgacatggccatctggaataaAGCTATGTGGTCGGCAACTGTTTTGTTTCATGTCCGTATCATaataacggcttgtatatccgccgttctcggtcttccggtttccctttttgaatgacaagtacacactaccgcgacctgctggtaggaagagttatttcatctcaggcaggcacagaacgtacgtgctaactggccatcggctgtagtctttgcggtgtgttcaagtgcaacttgtcggccaaaacaaaggtgacgtgaggcgacgcaacaggcggccttcgttGCCGCTAATTCTCGTCgatgttggcttggtgtgtccccagctttactGCTTACTTTCTAACAACAATACCAAGCAACAGTATACTgtcagtagaagaagaagaagcaaagGACTGCGATGGCTGGGAATCGAACCCAGGTCAACTGCTTGGAAGGCAGCTATGCTCACCACTATACCACCATCGCTGCGCCAAAAAGGCTTCACACCAAATTCGCCAATTTTTCTGGGCATTGACACTGAAGCGAgccctgcatttaaaaaatgcatgggACTGTCACCTCTACTTACTTATTTTCCATATTGTATCAAAATTGGGTTTGATTGAAGGCCAATCTTAAGGCCTACACACAATCAACAATTACTCTCAAAGAATCACTTTGTTTGCTTtgatactgatgtttttttctaagttGCACCTAGTATCCGAGTATCATTGGTGGGCTCCAGTTGCCGAAAAGTGTCTTTCGTTGTCGGCAGGATTCGAACCTGCGCGGGGAGACCCCAATGGATTTCTAGTCCAtcgccttaaccactcggccaAAAATGGGGCAAAAGGGACTGCTAGGGTGGGGCAAAGGGAaaaggggaggggggaggggggaggggggaagaGGGGGaaaggggagaaaaagaaagaaagaatttaCCAATAAAACTGTTATATTTCAATACAGTAGTCTTCTTTCACTCAAGTTATTTACTTTTCTGAGAGAAATAACACATTGACAGGTAAACTGATgcttttcagatttttatttatcttttttattgtttgtttacagtttgttatatattggacttatataatataataataatatatactttaatatatacataaattatataataatacatatatatattatatacataatattatgattttatatacatataaacaaaaaaaactaaaacaaaaaacacaaagcattcgaatactgatttggaggtcaaatACCATGGCAAAagtcgaagcattcgggtcagccctgaACAACAGTATCATTGACAGCAAGCAAATTTGTTAACAGGTGCCaagattttataaaaaaaaacaaaaacttcaaaacacacaatgcaATTTAAAACCAATGAAATtctataaaaatgttttcattcactCCTTACAATCTAAGGTTCACTTCCCATTTATTTCAATAACATTTACTGGTTAAGAGAGTCTTTCCATTGGTCAATAGTCTGTCCAGATGCTGGACAGTACCATTTTCCTTTAATCTGTGTATGACCCGTGGTTTTGTTCTTGGCTCCGCCACATGTTTTACACAAATAATGGTAATCATCTTTACGATGCCTTTTCTTTTGGGTCTCCCCTCTTGCCTCACGCTCCTGGTCCTCTAGTGCTGCCTTCTGCAGTCTCCATTTTCTGTGCCTATTAACCTGGGCCAATGACTGCCCGGATGTTGGAGGTGGTGGCAGCTGTGAGGACCAGCCAGGGTATGGGGCTGGTGGAGGGGGACACTGCCAGGATGATGAGGCAGGAGTAGAGGCTGGTGGAGGGGGACACTGCCAGTTCCATGAGGCAGGAGTAGGGGCTGGTGGAGGGGGACACTGCCAGGATGATGATGCAGGAGTAGAGGCTGGTGGAGGGGGACTCTGCCAGTACCATGAGGCAGGAGTAGGGGCTGGTGGAGGGGGACTCTgccaggatgatgatgaggcagGAGTAGGGGCTGGTGGAGGGGGACACTGCCAGGATGATGATGCAGGAGTAGAGGCTGGTGGAGGGGGACTCTGCCAGTACCATGAGGCAGGAGTAGGGGCTGGTGGAGGGGGACTCTgccaggatgatgatgaggcagGAGTAGGGGCTGGTGGAGGGGGACACTGCCAGGATGATGATGCAGGAGTAGAGGCTGGTGGAGGGGGACTCTGCCAGTACCATGAGGCAGGAGTAGGGGCTGGTGGAGGGGGACTCTgccaggatgatgatgaggcagGAGTAGGGGCTGGTGGAGGGGGACACTGCCAGGATGATGATGCAGGAGTAGAGGCTGGTGGAGGGGGACTCTGCCAGTACAATGATGAGGCAGGAGTGGGGGCTGGTGCCAGATGACCCTGGTCatatgaggaggaggcaggtgatGGGGCAGGCGGCAGAGGACCCTGGTCatatgaggaggaggcaggtgatggtgatggggcAGGCGGCAGAGGACCCTGGTCatatgaggaggaggcaggtgatggtgatggggcAGGCGGCAGAGGACCCTGGTCatatgaggaggaggcaggtgatggtgatggggcAGGCGGCAGAGGACCCTGGTCatatgaggaggaggcaggtgatggtgatggggcAGGCGGCAGAGGACCCTGGTCatatgaggaggaggcaggtgatggtgatggggcAGGCGGCAGAGGACCCTGGTCatatgaggaggaggcaggtgatggtgatggggcAGGCGGCAGAGGACCCTGCTCatatgaggaggaggcaggtgatgatgatggggcAGGCGGCAGAGGACCCTGCTCatatgaggaggaggcaggtgatggtgatggggcAGGCGGCAGAGGACCCTGGTCatatgaggaggaggcaggtgatggtgatggggcAGGCGGCAGAGGACCCTGCTCatatgaggaggaggcaggtgatggtgatggtgatggggcTGGCGGCAGAGGACCCTGCTTatatgaggaggaggcaggtgatggtgatggtgatggggcTGGCGGCAGAGGACCCTGGTCatatgaggaggaggcaggtgatggtgatggggcAGGCGGCAGAGGACCCTGCtcatatgaggaggaggaggcagaagaaCCAGGCAACAACCTAGGAGGACAGCCAGTTTTGACGCTTTGGCGCCGGCGTATCACTGCCTGGCCCTCCTTATTCTCTGGCTCCTGGAACTCCATCACCAAATGTCCATGTTCCCCAGGTGCAGACGGGAGTTCTCTTGCTTTTGGCAAGGACTCCCTAGCTGCAGAGACCTGGGGAAGCTGTACCTCCTTCAAAAGTGAGTCCCGGTCAGCCCTTTTCTGTCTTTGATGCAACctgaaaaaatacaatataaaatgtttactgTTTCAGACAAATGGTAAAGGTTTTACATTTCAGACAATCACAATTGCAAAGGTTTTAGCTAAATCAAAGTCCTTCTGTTTCATAATAATGTTAAGATATATTTATCTTTCTCAAATGCAGCGTTTCTTTTGTGTTGgagtgtgataaaaaaaagtaaataactttgacctactgaaaaaaaaaaatatgtattaacaAAACTGGAAACCATAACCAGCAAAAgtataaatgaaaagaaaccaAATCAGTGAAAACTGCTGATCAACAAAACTAGGATTGAATAAGAAAACCAAAGAGAAACCTTACCCTTGTCAGAAAAACTAGATAACCAAATGTATCAAGAGAAACCAAACGCATGTCAAAACCAAAGAATATGtttacccaaaaaaaaaatatatatatatatatatatatatatatataacacagctAATTGCAACTGTCAAAATGAATGTAGGAAGCCAAAAACATAGCTCACCAAGAAGAcactgttgtgttgttaatggttACCAGAACCAAGTTGGTCTGGTCCTGGATAACCCGGCTGTCTTCCAGCAGTTGTTTTATATGGCAGTATGTTTGCACAATCGACTGTGGAATTGGCAGTGTTTTCCCTTTGCAGTCTTTTGGCCTATTTCTGGCTTGCTGGTACTCCTTCAAAAGCTTGATGTTAACACATTCAGAGACTCTGTTCATATCAGGCCTCTGTGCCGCCTGGCCATGGGTCATAAATAGTCTGTGAAGGAAAAAAGACAATGTCATCAATATTATACAACAGATACAGTGTAACCCCAAATCATAATTACTATTCTGAATTTGTTACTAAAGAGTCTAAAATGTGGTGAGGACATATAGAAAATGACTCTGCTTGTGTTTTATTGCTAAACTGTAACATGTAATTAATGATAATTATGATACAAATGAATTACATAATGTGCACCCATTTTTCCACAACACACAGTTTCACTGGAATTGCATTGCTGGGCAACagcttaggtccatgtttacttcctgtcagctgatatcatTCACTTACAATGCAACCAAAGAAACTACATTTTATAGTTCTCTtgactgcaacaggaaataaattgggacacatttggaatgtttatgtttaaaactgtaataTTGTCTATAGGTCATTTCACCTTTCAGCTGCTTGTTGACCAGGTGCAGAGCCACTACGTTTTCTGGAAGCTCTCCACGGCCCTGTCAAGGTCTTCTTCTTGCATTTGAGAGTGTATTTGGAGGGCGATTTATCCATGGCATCCAGGCTGGAATACAGGCGCACAATCTCAGCTACCTCTGCAGTTGACAGCGCAGTTATTGTGCGGTTGAGGTTGACCAGGTACTCCGCCAAGTTATCAACCGCCTCCCAACCAGGAACACCTCTCACATCACATTGGCTATCCTGGAAAATTAAGACAACAATTGACAATAAGTCATCAAGACTATTACCAATGAAACACCTCATTCACGCATTTGCAAATCAAAAAGGTTTCCTGTAGGATTTCAATGAGATGAAATAATGGTCAGATTACCTGGGATGATGTGTTGGGTGAGTTGTCATGGGGAAGAGGACGGTGAGGAGGTGAATTGTCCACCTCATCTTCACACCGGGGGGCTTCAGGTGGGCTCTCATTGAGAATCTCAGCTGCATCACTTATTGTGATATCAAGACACTCCTCCTCCTGAACTTGTACCTGGAGGTCTGGCAAAATGAGGCCAAGTTCACCGTGCCGTTGTGGACCCAGCAGGTCCCCTCTGTCAGACTGAGCCAGCAAATATTCCACAGCAACACGCTCATCTGCCATAAAGaacagttataaaaaaacaaaaaaacattttgaattaaaaaaaatagacaagTTTGCACTGGAATGGAtgagaaaagacaaagaaaagttaATTTGTTGAATGTGTAACACTAAAGGTGTGGTCACACGGAGAATGGTGTCTCCTGGAACATCTTACCAGTGGGTCTTCCAGGGGGAGTGAATTCTGGCAGGAGTGCACAACCAAGGACTCTGTTGCTGAGGGCATTTAGGTTTGACATCAGGCGGACGTCGTAGATCTTGGTATTGGATGCACCACTCACATCCACAGCTGCATGGGCTCGGTTCATGTTCCATCTGGAACCACCCTCAAGCATGTACATTTGAGTGTGCATCGCGTTACATCTCCagccttggaaaaaaaaacaaaataatgtttgagattattaaaatattagttGATTTTATAAAGCAATGATGCACATTTCCCTATGTGTGCAATCTTCTCTGAGAAACTTGAGATTTAAGAGAATTATCTTTTTATGAGTATAATTCAATAGCAGACAAGTAAAGAATAGGAATCATGTCAAAGATATACAATTTCTACCTTACCTGGGATAAAGGTGCACTGGTGGCGATGAAAGCTCTCCACAGAAGAGGACCCTCTGGCACATCTCAAGACATCCAGAACCTTGTCTCCCTTTTGTAACCCTGAGCCACGTTTCGTGTAGAGTTCAACACCGGGTGGATCTTGGATGCATGGCAAATGTTTCTGTTGCACTGCCCACACATTTGCCATGCTCTCAGGGTTAATCAGGCGTAAACCTGAGGAGTCTGTCAGCTCCCACATGGACTTCAGCAATCCGTCAATCAGACCACGGATTTCCTCAACCCCACGAGTTCTCCTTCTGCAATGCCTGGCCAGTTCACTGGAGCTGATGTTGGCCAGAACTTGCACTTCTGTGGGAGCATGACCagtatgcttttttttcagttctgacCTTTTGGCTTCTTTGAGGCGGCCGATGTCATCCTGGTCCCACTCAAAAATGCAATTGGACAATTTCGAGCAGAAAATGCCATACAGAGGGTGGTGCTCTGTCGTGAGACCACAGGTGAATCGCCTCATGAAGTGAAAGATATCCAGTCTCACCTGGGTCTTCCACGGTCGAAACCAAATAAGAACTGGGGGTGCACCTGTTACAATTCAATGATAAGTCATAATCATATTGTTATAATTCAATTTTCACCATTACTGAGAGCTTATAAACAGATGTTGATACTGGTCAACAGAAATGCAGAACAAAGTCTCTGGGCTGGCATTTGTAGTGAGTGACTGATGAGGGAAatgagaacaggtgagcaggtgaatTAGGGAGTCTAGTGAAAGATTATGAGGGCATCTGGTGTACAGGTAGGGAATCGCAATTAATAGTTTTCAGGAAGTTGGAATGTCATCTAAGTCTCCaaggtatgaaaaaaaaactatagacCTATAGAATCCCTCATTGCAACAACATGAATTTTGTTTCACTAGGACatcagataagataaaataaaacctAGCAGTTGCAATACATATTGGGAAGAGTACATATATAAAGAGTGCAATACATTAACTGCCTGTCTGTAACTGCTATATGTTGTATGTCTGAAACATTG is part of the Sebastes umbrosus isolate fSebUmb1 chromosome 12, fSebUmb1.pri, whole genome shotgun sequence genome and encodes:
- the LOC119498712 gene encoding cortactin-binding protein 2-like, translating into MRRFTCGLTTEHHPLYGIFCSKLSNCIFEWDQDDIGRLKEAKRSELKKKHTGHAPTEVQVLANISSSELARHCRRRTRGVEEIRGLIDGLLKSMWELTDSSGLRLINPESMANVWAVQQKHLPCIQDPPGVELYTKRGSGLQKGDKVLDVLRCARGSSSVESFHRHQCTFIPGWRCNAMHTQMYMLEGGSRWNMNRAHAAVDVSGASNTKIYDVRLMSNLNALSNRVLGCALLPEFTPPGRPTDERVAVEYLLAQSDRGDLLGPQRHGELGLILPDLQVQVQEEECLDITISDAAEILNESPPEAPRCEDEVDNSPPHRPLPHDNSPNTSSQDSQCDVRGVPGWEAVDNLAEYLVNLNRTITALSTAEVAEIVRLYSSLDAMDKSPSKYTLKCKKKTLTGPWRASRKRSGSAPGQQAAERLFMTHGQAAQRPDMNRVSECVNIKLLKEYQQARNRPKDCKGKTLPIPQSIVQTYCHIKQLLEDSRVIQDQTNLVLVTINNTTVSSWLHQRQKRADRDSLLKEVQLPQVSAARESLPKARELPSAPGEHGHLVMEFQEPENKEGQAVIRRRQSVKTGCPPRLLPGSSASSSSYEQGPLPPAPSPSPASSSYDQGPLPPAPSPSPSPASSSYKQGPLPPAPSPSPSPASSSYEQGPLPPAPSPSPASSSYDQGPLPPAPSPSPASSSYEQGPLPPAPSSSPASSSYEQGPLPPAPSPSPASSSYDQGPLPPAPSPSPASSSYDQGPLPPAPSPSPASSSYDQGPLPPAPSPSPASSSYDQGPLPPAPSPSPASSSYDQGPLPPAPSPSPASSSYDQGPLPPAPSPASSSYDQESPSTSLYSCIIILAVSPSTSPYSCLIIILAESPSTSPYSCLMVLAESPSTSLYSCIIILAVSPSTSPYSCLIIILAESPSTSPYSCLMVLAESPSTSLYSCIIILAVSPSTSPYSCLIIILAESPSTSPYSCLMVLAESPSTSLYSCIIILAVSPSTSPYSCLMELAVSPSTSLYSCLIILAVSPSTSPIPWLVLTAATTSNIRAVIGPG